In Oncorhynchus clarkii lewisi isolate Uvic-CL-2024 chromosome 24, UVic_Ocla_1.0, whole genome shotgun sequence, one DNA window encodes the following:
- the LOC139383160 gene encoding serine/arginine-rich splicing factor 7-like isoform X3 yields the protein MSYHSSSHSSSPNTDCKVYVGDFVNGAAKAELERAFSYYGPLRSVWVARPACFAFVEYEDARDAEDAVKGMDGKVLCGSRIHVELSTGMSRKTKHDLPSRHHFDSQDCCYHCGDRGHYAYDCYRFSRRGGGRRSRSRSRSGSRSRGSHYRSRSRSNDRSRHRSPSYPKHRKRSGSPVWSKSRTSVRSRSRSGSRARGCSASRSLSRSRSLSRSRSLSRSRSPSHKRNRLALCLVNPYLHSCSCTV from the exons ATGTCATATCACTCGTCTTCTCACAGCTCTTCGCCTAACACCGATTGCAAGGTCTACGTTGGGGACTTCGTCAACGGTGCTGCTAAGGCTGAGCTAGAGCGGGCGTTCAGTTACTATGGCCCTTTACGCAGCGTTTGGGTGGCCAGACCCGCATGTTTCGCCTTTGTGGAGTATGAGGATGCCCGTGACGCAGAGGACGCAGTTAAAGGCATGGATGGAAA gGTGCTGTGCGGCTCTCGGATCCATGTGGAGCTGTCCACTGGCATGTCACGGAAGACCAAACATGACCTCCCCAGCCGTCACCACTTTGACTCTCAAGACTGCTGCTACCATTGTGGGGACAGGGGCCACTATGCCTACGACTGCTACCGTTTCAGCAGGAGGGGTGGAGGTCGTCGGAGCAG ATCACGGTCTCGTTCCGGATCCAGGTCACGTGGCAGCCATTATCGATCCCGTTCCCGCAGCAATGACCG CAGCAGGCACCGCTCCCCATCTTATCCCAAACATAGGAAGAG GTCCGGCTCCCCTGTGTGGTCCAAGTCCAGGACATCTGTTAGGAG tcgTTCTCGGTCAGGGTCCCGGGCCAGAGGGTGCTCGGcgtcccgctctctctccagatcccgctctctctccagatcccgctctctctccagatCCCGCTCTCCCAGCCATAAGAGGAATAGGTTAGCTCTCTGCCTCGTCAACCCATACCTTCACAGCTGCTCCTGTACTGTGTAA
- the LOC139383160 gene encoding serine/arginine-rich splicing factor 7-like isoform X1 — protein MSYHSSSHSSSPNTDCKVYVGDFVNGAAKAELERAFSYYGPLRSVWVARPACFAFVEYEDARDAEDAVKGMDGKVLCGSRIHVELSTGMSRKTKHDLPSRHHFDSQDCCYHCGDRGHYAYDCYRFSRRGGGRRSRSRSRSGSRSRGSHYRSRSRSNDRSRHRSPSYPKHRKRSGSPVWSKSRTSVRSRSRSGSRARGCSASRSLSRSRSLSRSRSLSRSRSPSHKRNRLALCLVNPYLHSCSCTVRSRSPSQKKSPTPGED, from the exons ATGTCATATCACTCGTCTTCTCACAGCTCTTCGCCTAACACCGATTGCAAGGTCTACGTTGGGGACTTCGTCAACGGTGCTGCTAAGGCTGAGCTAGAGCGGGCGTTCAGTTACTATGGCCCTTTACGCAGCGTTTGGGTGGCCAGACCCGCATGTTTCGCCTTTGTGGAGTATGAGGATGCCCGTGACGCAGAGGACGCAGTTAAAGGCATGGATGGAAA gGTGCTGTGCGGCTCTCGGATCCATGTGGAGCTGTCCACTGGCATGTCACGGAAGACCAAACATGACCTCCCCAGCCGTCACCACTTTGACTCTCAAGACTGCTGCTACCATTGTGGGGACAGGGGCCACTATGCCTACGACTGCTACCGTTTCAGCAGGAGGGGTGGAGGTCGTCGGAGCAG ATCACGGTCTCGTTCCGGATCCAGGTCACGTGGCAGCCATTATCGATCCCGTTCCCGCAGCAATGACCG CAGCAGGCACCGCTCCCCATCTTATCCCAAACATAGGAAGAG GTCCGGCTCCCCTGTGTGGTCCAAGTCCAGGACATCTGTTAGGAG tcgTTCTCGGTCAGGGTCCCGGGCCAGAGGGTGCTCGGcgtcccgctctctctccagatcccgctctctctccagatcccgctctctctccagatCCCGCTCTCCCAGCCATAAGAGGAATAGGTTAGCTCTCTGCCTCGTCAACCCATACCTTCACAGCTGCTCCTGTACTGT
- the LOC139383160 gene encoding serine/arginine-rich splicing factor 7-like isoform X2, with the protein MSYHSSSHSSSPNTDCKVYVGDFVNGAAKAELERAFSYYGPLRSVWVARPACFAFVEYEDARDAEDAVKGMDGKVLCGSRIHVELSTGMSRKTKHDLPSRHHFDSQDCCYHCGDRGHYAYDCYRFSRRGGGRRSRSRSRSGSRSRGSHYRSRSRSNDRRHRSPSYPKHRKRSGSPVWSKSRTSVRSRSRSGSRARGCSASRSLSRSRSLSRSRSLSRSRSPSHKRNRLALCLVNPYLHSCSCTVRSRSPSQKKSPTPGED; encoded by the exons ATGTCATATCACTCGTCTTCTCACAGCTCTTCGCCTAACACCGATTGCAAGGTCTACGTTGGGGACTTCGTCAACGGTGCTGCTAAGGCTGAGCTAGAGCGGGCGTTCAGTTACTATGGCCCTTTACGCAGCGTTTGGGTGGCCAGACCCGCATGTTTCGCCTTTGTGGAGTATGAGGATGCCCGTGACGCAGAGGACGCAGTTAAAGGCATGGATGGAAA gGTGCTGTGCGGCTCTCGGATCCATGTGGAGCTGTCCACTGGCATGTCACGGAAGACCAAACATGACCTCCCCAGCCGTCACCACTTTGACTCTCAAGACTGCTGCTACCATTGTGGGGACAGGGGCCACTATGCCTACGACTGCTACCGTTTCAGCAGGAGGGGTGGAGGTCGTCGGAGCAG ATCACGGTCTCGTTCCGGATCCAGGTCACGTGGCAGCCATTATCGATCCCGTTCCCGCAGCAATGACCG CAGGCACCGCTCCCCATCTTATCCCAAACATAGGAAGAG GTCCGGCTCCCCTGTGTGGTCCAAGTCCAGGACATCTGTTAGGAG tcgTTCTCGGTCAGGGTCCCGGGCCAGAGGGTGCTCGGcgtcccgctctctctccagatcccgctctctctccagatcccgctctctctccagatCCCGCTCTCCCAGCCATAAGAGGAATAGGTTAGCTCTCTGCCTCGTCAACCCATACCTTCACAGCTGCTCCTGTACTGT
- the LOC139383160 gene encoding serine/arginine-rich splicing factor 7-like isoform X5 produces the protein MSYHSSSHSSSPNTDCKVYVGDFVNGAAKAELERAFSYYGPLRSVWVARPACFAFVEYEDARDAEDAVKGMDGKVLCGSRIHVELSTGMSRKTKHDLPSRHHFDSQDCCYHCGDRGHYAYDCYRFSRRGGGRRSRSRSRSGSRSRGSHYRSRSRSNDRRHRSPSYPKHRKRSGSPVWSKSRTSVRSRSRSGSRARGCSASRSLSRSRSLSRSRSLSRSRSPSHKRNSRSRSPSQKKSPTPGED, from the exons ATGTCATATCACTCGTCTTCTCACAGCTCTTCGCCTAACACCGATTGCAAGGTCTACGTTGGGGACTTCGTCAACGGTGCTGCTAAGGCTGAGCTAGAGCGGGCGTTCAGTTACTATGGCCCTTTACGCAGCGTTTGGGTGGCCAGACCCGCATGTTTCGCCTTTGTGGAGTATGAGGATGCCCGTGACGCAGAGGACGCAGTTAAAGGCATGGATGGAAA gGTGCTGTGCGGCTCTCGGATCCATGTGGAGCTGTCCACTGGCATGTCACGGAAGACCAAACATGACCTCCCCAGCCGTCACCACTTTGACTCTCAAGACTGCTGCTACCATTGTGGGGACAGGGGCCACTATGCCTACGACTGCTACCGTTTCAGCAGGAGGGGTGGAGGTCGTCGGAGCAG ATCACGGTCTCGTTCCGGATCCAGGTCACGTGGCAGCCATTATCGATCCCGTTCCCGCAGCAATGACCG CAGGCACCGCTCCCCATCTTATCCCAAACATAGGAAGAG GTCCGGCTCCCCTGTGTGGTCCAAGTCCAGGACATCTGTTAGGAG tcgTTCTCGGTCAGGGTCCCGGGCCAGAGGGTGCTCGGcgtcccgctctctctccagatcccgctctctctccagatcccgctctctctccagatCCCGCTCTCCCAGCCATAAGAGGAATAG
- the LOC139383160 gene encoding serine/arginine-rich splicing factor 7-like isoform X4: MSYHSSSHSSSPNTDCKVYVGDFVNGAAKAELERAFSYYGPLRSVWVARPACFAFVEYEDARDAEDAVKGMDGKVLCGSRIHVELSTGMSRKTKHDLPSRHHFDSQDCCYHCGDRGHYAYDCYRFSRRGGGRRSRSRSRSGSRSRGSHYRSRSRSNDRSRHRSPSYPKHRKRSGSPVWSKSRTSVRSRSRSGSRARGCSASRSLSRSRSLSRSRSLSRSRSPSHKRNSRSRSPSQKKSPTPGED, translated from the exons ATGTCATATCACTCGTCTTCTCACAGCTCTTCGCCTAACACCGATTGCAAGGTCTACGTTGGGGACTTCGTCAACGGTGCTGCTAAGGCTGAGCTAGAGCGGGCGTTCAGTTACTATGGCCCTTTACGCAGCGTTTGGGTGGCCAGACCCGCATGTTTCGCCTTTGTGGAGTATGAGGATGCCCGTGACGCAGAGGACGCAGTTAAAGGCATGGATGGAAA gGTGCTGTGCGGCTCTCGGATCCATGTGGAGCTGTCCACTGGCATGTCACGGAAGACCAAACATGACCTCCCCAGCCGTCACCACTTTGACTCTCAAGACTGCTGCTACCATTGTGGGGACAGGGGCCACTATGCCTACGACTGCTACCGTTTCAGCAGGAGGGGTGGAGGTCGTCGGAGCAG ATCACGGTCTCGTTCCGGATCCAGGTCACGTGGCAGCCATTATCGATCCCGTTCCCGCAGCAATGACCG CAGCAGGCACCGCTCCCCATCTTATCCCAAACATAGGAAGAG GTCCGGCTCCCCTGTGTGGTCCAAGTCCAGGACATCTGTTAGGAG tcgTTCTCGGTCAGGGTCCCGGGCCAGAGGGTGCTCGGcgtcccgctctctctccagatcccgctctctctccagatcccgctctctctccagatCCCGCTCTCCCAGCCATAAGAGGAATAG